One genomic window of Spiroplasma endosymbiont of Diplazon laetatorius includes the following:
- the ispG gene encoding flavodoxin-dependent (E)-4-hydroxy-3-methylbut-2-enyl-diphosphate synthase — protein sequence MVNRINTRKVMVKDIEIGGNNNVVIQSMTTSKTHDVKKTLKQINSLYKEGCQIVRVAVLGIDDANALKEIVDNSPVPIVADIHFNYKFALIAADAGCAKIRINPGNIGIEENTIAVVEKCKEKNIPIRIGVNSGSLPRNMVAKYGWTAKAMVESLREHIEILEKYDFKNIIYSLKATDPLMAIEAYELASENWDYPAHLGITEAGSLLNGAIKSSFGLGYLLQKGIGSTIRISLSEDPVEEIKVAKRLLNSLGLFHNMVEVIACPTCGRLEFSLREVVKEVEDFVEELQFPLKVAILGCVVNGPGEASQADIGIAGGNKGGIIFKKGKIFKTVEQDKLVPELKELIMEYYEEWKKMQ from the coding sequence ATGGTAAATAGAATTAACACTAGAAAAGTTATGGTAAAAGATATTGAAATTGGTGGTAATAACAACGTTGTTATACAATCAATGACAACTTCAAAAACTCATGATGTAAAAAAAACTTTAAAACAAATAAACTCACTTTATAAAGAAGGTTGTCAAATAGTTAGAGTTGCAGTACTTGGTATTGATGATGCAAACGCATTAAAAGAAATAGTAGATAATTCACCAGTGCCAATTGTTGCAGATATTCATTTTAATTATAAATTTGCTTTAATTGCAGCAGATGCTGGATGTGCAAAAATAAGAATAAATCCAGGTAATATTGGAATTGAAGAAAACACAATAGCTGTAGTAGAAAAATGTAAAGAAAAAAATATACCAATTAGAATCGGTGTTAATTCAGGTAGTTTACCAAGAAACATGGTTGCAAAATATGGTTGAACTGCAAAAGCAATGGTTGAGTCACTTAGAGAGCATATAGAAATTTTAGAAAAATATGATTTCAAAAACATTATTTATTCTTTAAAAGCAACAGATCCGCTTATGGCAATTGAAGCATATGAGTTAGCAAGTGAAAATTGAGATTATCCTGCACACTTAGGAATAACAGAAGCTGGAAGTTTACTTAATGGAGCTATTAAATCTAGCTTTGGTCTTGGTTACCTTTTACAAAAAGGAATTGGTAGTACAATACGTATCAGTTTAAGTGAAGATCCTGTTGAAGAGATTAAGGTTGCAAAAAGATTATTAAACTCACTTGGCTTATTCCATAATATGGTTGAAGTAATTGCTTGCCCTACTTGTGGAAGATTAGAGTTTTCTTTAAGAGAAGTTGTTAAAGAAGTTGAAGACTTTGTTGAAGAGTTACAATTTCCTTTAAAAGTTGCAATACTTGGTTGTGTTGTAAACGGTCCAGGAGAAGCTAGTCAAGCAGACATTGGTATAGCTGGAGGGAACAAAGGCGGAATAATATTTAAAAAAGGAAAAATATTTAAAACTGTCGAACAAGATAAATTGGTTCCTGAATTAAAAGAACTTATAATGGAATATTATGAAGAATGAAAAAAGATGCAATAG
- a CDS encoding segregation and condensation protein A produces MNKWNEIQLNNFNGPLDLLLHLIKEKEMNIMDINLLELSSQYISYIKEYESLDIEIASEYLVMAAYLIELKSKLLIPKEEVEVDSNYEEQERDELIRRLMEYHKIKEVTNFFKTKQEDFLKTFSKTKSIIKIAKIDDDKLPLAENNIDIEKFSNIFLRAIEKNKFKQMEVNTITAAEVSPEEVAEEIKEFLRKNNIQEIELGKLIEIKEFSVRMMVATFLAVLDLAAKKFITLSQNNEEVIVKYLG; encoded by the coding sequence ATGAATAAATGAAATGAAATACAATTAAATAACTTCAATGGACCCTTAGATCTTTTACTTCATTTAATTAAAGAAAAAGAAATGAATATTATGGATATTAATCTTTTGGAACTATCTTCTCAATATATTTCTTATATTAAAGAATATGAATCATTAGATATTGAAATAGCAAGTGAATATCTTGTTATGGCAGCTTACTTAATAGAGTTAAAATCAAAACTTCTAATTCCAAAAGAAGAAGTTGAAGTAGATTCTAATTACGAAGAACAAGAAAGAGATGAATTAATCAGAAGATTAATGGAATATCACAAAATAAAAGAAGTTACTAATTTCTTTAAAACTAAACAAGAAGATTTCTTGAAAACTTTCAGTAAAACTAAAAGTATTATAAAAATAGCTAAAATAGATGATGATAAATTACCATTAGCTGAAAATAATATTGATATTGAAAAGTTCTCAAATATATTCTTAAGAGCAATTGAGAAAAATAAATTCAAGCAAATGGAAGTAAATACAATCACTGCTGCTGAGGTTTCTCCCGAAGAAGTTGCAGAAGAAATTAAAGAGTTTTTAAGAAAAAACAACATTCAAGAAATTGAACTTGGAAAACTTATTGAAATAAAAGAATTTTCAGTAAGAATGATGGTTGCTACATTTTTAGCGGTTTTAGACCTAGCTGCTAAAAAATTTATTACACTTTCTCAAAACAATGAAGAAGTTATTGTAAAATATTTAGGTTAG